AGGACGGTGATCTTGAAGAGTACTTTGGACGGGTTAGTTGATCCTGTCGTTGGTTGccatggaatggaagtgttggTATGTCCACATTTTACTATGGCGAGTACATGAACTCTGGAGATAGTGCTGGTACTTTGGGAAAGGGTCAAGTGGTCGGGTTAACACGTGATGATGAATGTTGTGGATACCAAAAAAATTACACGAGAATTTCTTAGGTGGAGACTGGTGGGTTTTGGAGAACTCTTTGATAGTGGTCTATATTTATCGAAATAAGCATTGTACTTCAGAATTCACATTAATTTGAAAAGGCAAATACACCGTGTACatatataattggattataatTAGAAAATATTCTTAATACATTGTCTATGAGTACAAGATCATTTCTCTCATCAAAATAAGATTCATTCTCAATACAACAGAATGAGAATATTTTGTATCGTGCTTGTGTCAGCTCATTTATAATAACTCTTCATAATCTTGCTAGCAACTATATATATTGCACTACATGGTTTAAGCCGACCCAATTCGTTGCACAACTTTATATTGGTCTTGCTTGTACCAATTTTGGCCGACCAAGCCTTTGTACACCTTTATTTTATTGTCTCGTCATTTTTATTGTACTATAGTTGCAACATCTAGCACTGGAGTTTATATTATATCAATATTATTCATTTCTATTCCTTCTTTTTATTGTACCAAATTTGGGTCGACCTGGCCTATTGTACACCTTtatttttgctttatttttattGCACCTCCATTTACAAACATGTATCACACCAACTTATACCATTTCGATATGAGTCATTTCTAGTCATCCTCTTTATGAAAACAATTCTCATAGACACActcatatatgtatttatttttaaaagtctAAATATGTAACTTTTTGcgaaacataaaatttgaattttgggtgaaaactttttctttaattccaaGTTGTTCAAAAGGTACGTTCAAGTATTGTTTTTATAGAGAAAGTAGGATATACGAAAGCGTCTATTAGATAAGATActtgaaaagtgaaaacaaatgtTAACAATGGAGACTTGGGTTTCTGGGTGAGATGTGGTAAATCTTTCTGCTATCGTCTATCTCTGTTATCCCTTTGTATGTTTCTCATCTGGCTTTCGTGTGATCAGAGGGATAGAATGTCGAGATATAGATTAGCGGGTAGAGAAGTTTCTCTCCTACTATGCAGCAACAAATTTGCTGCAACATTAATAATTTTCCAGGTCCCATTGATGGCTGATGGATCGTTTAAATACGAAATGGTTCTCGTGAACTCTTAGCAATCGATCTGTCTGTGGGCGCCAAGATGGTGATCTATTTCTGACTTTCTGTTGTGTGTCTCAATGCCGCACACTTTTATTAGCTccctttgtatttttatttcacGTGAGGTGCTGTTCTTGTCTTTCAGCTAAGCTAAATCCAAACATTGTACATAAAACCTGCCAAACAATCGTCTCGACACTATGCCCCCCATCGCTCTCACgccatttttaatattttgatggCCTTATGAGTCatgatatacatacatacatacatatatatatgtatatatgtatatctctctctcccctctaccatccattcatccatccatCTCTGCCCAACAAGTGTCTTGCCCAAATACTAAAATGAACTATACTAATAGTCAATTAAGTATTGCTTAATTAGTTTcattaaataattaaagttACTAAAAATTGTATCACGATTCAGCTTTTGAAGAAATCATTACGGTTCTTATGTCGAAATGCAGTTCACGTTCAAGCCACTCCAtgaaaatcaagacaagggccggCTCTGAAAGCTGGAAGGCGTTTAACCTAAGCCTAAAAATCTGCTATCGTAAGTTTAAGTTTGTGCATATTTATTACTTAGGCCAGGATAAACGGCCCTGCtccattttttctttgctttctttctcagTTGTGTTTTAATATATAAACGATACTCTACtataaattcaatagaaaaaattcaaacttaattGCATAGAAGAGAAACCGACGAACTGTATTATGCTAGAGACTAAGTCAAGCGTCTTGGTCTGACATTCTTCTTATACAACCTTTCTTTGATAAATTAATTGAGTATATGTATTGATGTTAGCTGGCATGTTAGCTTTGACAAATAATCACGTGTGTATATTCATGTAAAGAATAATTTGCATGCCCATATAATTATCAGACAAAATATAATTCTCTGTCTTTGATCTTGGACAGGGCGACGGACCATTGGTTCAATGGCTACTAAATTAAAGCAGCCAACGTATGAACTGATTTTCTAAGATTTGGTTAGTGTTAATAATTCAAAGCCACTTTCTAACCAATAATTAGCATTAATTAATATACTATGGAAGACTAATTTGTTTGTTCAGTAACAGTACAATCGACACGTGTTAAGCGGGAAGTTTGGCTTCATGTTTTTTATTCGTAAAGTTGTAATAATATAGAATGTTTGTTCAGCAAAATACAAAACCCAAACTAAGTGACAGCAAATCCATGTTGTGTTATAAGCATAGTTTTCCCGTCTAAAATACATATTGGTTTTTTTGTCAACATGGCTCCTATTATTCTTCACTTTAGTTCTTTACAGTATAAGTGgcctttgagtttgtttaacgTAAATCAGTTTGGTCATTTCGTGAAAATCTGTCAATATTCTCATTAAGTAAAGACGGTCATGTAGTCGTTCATGTGATGATTTAACAAGTCtattgacaaatttttcacGCAACgaccaaaataatttacagtgcaataaaattaattaatggacgtgtaaatatatatacttttaGGTGTCTGATCGATCTGAAATTTAAAAGATTATTTACGTAGTTGAGTATGGTTGTCGCTTAATCAAAAACGACCTAATGAAAAGCAAGTTTTCCACGGTAATTTGTCAGTTCTAAGATCTTACTTTGTCAATTCACATAACATATAGCGTAATTGAAATTACATCTTCATTTTGCTTTTTTAATCTTTATGTTGCTGAAATCCACACAATTCAGAGAGAAAATACGTACAAATTACAAACGGTAAAATGCAAATTAACCAATTTACTAATTACAAATTCCAACGGTCGAAAACCTACTAAAACGAGAGACGGAGGCTCGAATTTGATCACAGCACCCCCTTCTCAGCAACTCTGTTAACCAACGCCAGCGCATTGCTGGTTACCTTCTTCACATCCTCCACCCGTTTCAACACGTCGGTCTTCAAAGGCCCGTCCGCCACGTTATAAAATCCGTCCGTACAGGTCTCCTCATACGTAAGCGCGGCGCTCATCCACGTCTGCACGTTGCTCATCTGGAACCGGAACGACGACGACCCGCTGCTGGTGGAACCGAGCTGGCGCATCTGCTTGAGCGAGTCACGAATCTGGTCTACGGCTTCGCCGATGGTGGATAAGCAGTCGTGGAGGGCGGGTGGGGCGCGCGGGTCGGCGCCGTAGTCAGCTTGTCGGGAGATGTTGGAGAAGTAATCGGCTAAGCGCCGGGCCCTGGCGAGGCTGACGCCGATGGCAACCTTGGCGAGATGAGCCGGGTTGTTCTGGACGGCGCTGGCGTAGCGGGAAAGGGAGGTATAGCAGACGTCAGGGTACAACGTGGTGCCGCAGCTTGTACGTATGAAGTATGTGTCGTTGGACGGGGATCCGACGGTGGGGGTTGggtggaagaggaagaagaaggagatgagCGAGAGTTGGAAGAGGAGGAAGTGGGTGGTCATGAGTTTGGTGGTGTTCATGTTTTTTGGGGGATTTAGTATTGAATGGGAAACTCTGCTACTTCTTCTGCTCCATGTGGTGTCCTGCGGGTGGGCTTAAGTAGTAGAGTAGGCTCTtgttttttttgtccttttcttttctatattttattcTTGTTTGCGAGTTCTTAGATTATCGAAAAGTAGAAGGACATGATGCGAGTGCTCATACtctggaaaaataaaaggacaTGATTTGTCCAAttctaatataaaaaaaaaattcataattggaatcgtttatttatttttatttttatgtaaagaTCATTTGTATAGGATGTTAATCAAATAAAAGATCGTTatgtataaattaaattaacgGTGTTGGTCATTGAAaccctttttttcttgttgtttaTTTGATACATATAGATGCATGTTTGTGGAaatgatatttgaatgatggtTAAGGAAATGTGCGGTTCAAGTTATAAAATTGTACAGTGAAATACGTTACTCACAAATGGTGAATAGGATGGTGCACCTCACACTATGTGTCCGGTATTCccattgaaaaataaattggtGCACCTCACATTGGGAGGGAGACCTAGtcgaggagagatttttcagtgtgtttggAATGCAAACGGTACGCCACAAGTTAATGTATAATTGGAGTAAAGTTTTATCTTTTCAAGTGTCTCTCCAATTGTATAAGGACATGCAGTGTTCTGTCCTGTGTTCGGCACATTGAAATATCTCTCCTAGTCGAGGTGTGACAAAGAGGTTTAGGCGGTGAGGGAGGGAGATGTGGGTGGAACGGAAACTTCCGATCAACAACTCTCTTTGCCCCCTTACGTTTGTTCTTGGACAATCACTCTCCTTTTTAGCTCTCACCTTTGATAAATGCTCATGCTAATCATATAGTCAACCCTAACAGCGGTTTGATAATAGAATTCAGAGGAAGGTTTTTACTCCAAACACGAGAAGAATGAAGCATAGTCTCCATGAGagaacaataattttttattaatcaatGATGAGACGTCAATAATTTGTTTTAAGAGAGAGAATTGTTGGACATCAAAAGGTAATTAGATTGaagtttaaattattaataaatttttatttcacaGGAAAGAAATAAATGAAAGGTTAACgagttagtttttttattttttatttattttttttattttttatctttttaatacCTATGGCATAATTTAAGAAGGGAGCCTATAAGAAGATATTATGTTAATTTAGAGTGCTTTTTGAATGTCAAGGATTGTATGTAATGGTGTCGTTATGTCTCATCACATGATTGTTAAGTTGTTAAGTTATATATTTATGAAAGTGCAAGCTTAAGCAATCATAACATCATCATTAATTATTGGTCGTTGGTCGTTGGTCGTTGCCACTCTAtcaaatcattcattcatccaaaCAACTAATTTTAACCATGAAAGTGCAAACTTGGCAATGCGCGGTTTTAATAATGCCTAATCTATTAGCGATCTAGTTTTTCATAATTCGATACTTGTCGTTGCTAATTTCatgttttatcatttaattttaaGTATCATAAACACTTATGGTggctaaatttataaactaaatgatatgtcaccaataagaaataaacacgttaataaacatttaagtaataatttattcatcaacttccatgtaaTTTAGTTTATAAGTTTTAGTCTCCTAGTATTACCTTTGGTTATTTTGCATAATTGATCAACCTATATAGTTTAACATTTTAAATGAAAGGTAGGCTCAACTAGGGCGCGGCGTTAAGTTTATTGGCGAGTACAAGCGCATTGCTAGTAAACTTCTTCACTTTCTGCGCCCGATCGGACACGTCGGTCTTCACGGGCCCTACCGCCACACCCTTGAATCCGTCTATACAAGTATTCGCGTTGGTAAGCGCAGCGCTCAACCATGTCAACACGTTACTGATCTGGAACTGGAATGACGGGGTGCTAGAGGCGTCGAGCTTGTTCATCTGATTGAGCGAGTCGCTAAAGCTATCGACGCCGTTGCCTAAGACCTTTCCGCAGGTGCTACGGGCATTCGCCGTGCGCTAGTTGGCTGGGTGGGGGAGGCCAGAGATTTAGGCGGCCGTGTTCTTAGCACTAGTTAGGCCGGCGCTGATGGCGTCCTTTGCGGCCTGAATATTGTCATTGGATGGAGATCCGCTGGTGGAGATTGGGTgggaagggaagaagaagacgaagaggaGAGACATGAGAAACGGGGCCGTCATTTGTGGGACTCattctcccatcaatgtgggactcattctcaacattgAATCCCTTTCTCATGCTGGCGAATTCATCTCTCAGCCATCGCCTCATCCATCATCTGAAATTCATTCTTTCTGTTTCTCTCTAGAGTCGtgctttttttctctctttctctccctccctcccttcctATCGTTCTTTCGCTTGCATATTTAAGTTAAATTCACGAAGGACGACGACCTGCTGCCGGTGGAACCGAGCTGGCGTCTCTGCTTGAGCGAGTCACGAATCTGGTTGACGGCGTCCCCAATGTTGGAGAAGCAGTCGTGGAGGGCAGGTCGGCGCCGTAGTCAGCTTGGCTGGAGATGGAGAAGTAGTCGGGCCCTGGCGAGGCTGATGCTGATGGCAACGTTGGCGAGATGAGCTGGGTGTTCTAGACGGTGCTGGTGTAGGGGTAAATGGAGTTATAACAGAGGTCAGGGTACACTCAGGTGCAGCAGCTTGTACGGATGAAGTCTCTACCGTTGGATGGGGATCCGACGGTGGGGATTGggtggaagaggaagaagaggtagATGAGTGAGAGTTGGAAGAGGAGGAAGTGGGTGGTCATGAGTTTGACGGTGTTCATGTTTTTTGGGGGATTTAGTATTGAACGGGAAAACGCTGCTCCATGTGGTATACTGGGGGTGGGTTTTAAGTAGTAGAGTTTGACTcttgtttttttccttccttttctatattttattcTTGTTTGCAATTCATGACTTATAATATGGAATAGGAGATGCTTGTATTCAAGGAGAAATTTTGTTCTTTGATCGGCACACAGACATGTGcgttatatgttattatacaagtggatgaacattttaaaatataataacatTTGGCATATTACCTTGTGTTCTGGGCACATTGAAATATTTATCGTATTTATGGAGCAAAAATGCTACTCTTGCCATATTTTtcatataatatttgtattACCTTTATAATAAAGATGAGACCCTCACGTGTTGGTGGACCCTATTTTTATTAGAGACGTGATACAAATATGGTATGAAAAAATGT
This Pyrus communis chromosome 6, drPyrComm1.1, whole genome shotgun sequence DNA region includes the following protein-coding sequences:
- the LOC137736617 gene encoding 21 kDa protein-like, with translation MNTTKLMTTHFLLFQLSLISFFFLFHPTPTVGSPSNDTYFIRTSCGTTLYPDVCYTSLSRYASAVQNNPAHLAKVAIGVSLARARRLADYFSNISRQADYGADPRAPPALHDCLSTIGEAVDQIRDSLKQMRQLGSTSSGSSSFRFQMSNVQTWMSAALTYEETCTDGFYNVADGPLKTDVLKRVEDVKKVTSNALALVNRVAEKGVL